The sequence aaagagcaccctacccaaggtcaacacctccaccctatccccataatcccacccaacaataagggcaattgtggacactaagggcaatttatcctggccaatccacctaacctgcacatttttggactgtgggaggaaaccggagcacccagagaaaacccacgcacacagggggaggatgtgcagactccgcacagacaatgacccaagctgaaatcgaacctgggaccctggaactgtgaagcaattaggATGACTTCGGTCAATGGTAAGAATTCccagtctgttattaaagattaaATCACGGGGTACTTGGAATTGTatgataaaataggattgagtcagcacggcttcgttaaGGGGATGTCAGGTCTGacgaatctgttagagttctttgaagaagtaacaaggaagttagacaagagagaaccagtggacgtgattcatttagatttccagaaggtgccgcataggagactattgaatatgttaagagcccatggtgttaagggtaggatcctggcatggataaaggattggctgacagccagaaggcagagagtggagttCTAGGGGTATttcccttggaaagggtccagaggttcacaagaatgatccctggaatacaCAGCTTGTTATTATGAGGAACCGTTAAGGACTCTGGGTTTCTatgcttggagtttagaaggatgagtgggaatcttattgaaacttataggatactggaagacctggatagaatggacgtagaaaagatgtttccacttctgggaaaaactagaagcagaggacagaatctcagcctaAGGGGACGATCGTTGAAACcacagatgagaaggaatttcttcagccagagggtggtgaatcggtggaaatctttgccgcagaaggctgtggaagccaaatcactgagtgtcttttagaAAGAGATATAGGTTCTTTATttaaaaggggatcaggggttatggggagaaggcaggagaatgctgatgagaaaagaaaaatcatctatgattgaatggcgagcaGATCGATGGCCGAGTgcactaattctgctcctctgtcttttgGCCTATAGAGTGGCCTTTCTAGAGTGTCTTTAATAATCAAGttgattaggttgggttacggggttccGGAGATCGGGTGAAGGTGTGGACTgaaatagagtgctctttccaagggacagtgcagactcgattggccgaatggacaccctctgcactgcaaattctaagtATATTCCAACGAAATAAAAGTAAAGTGCTCAAAGGACCACAGGTTACTTTCAGagagggagctgactggtggtgattaatAATAATTAcagcttattgacacaagtaggtttcaatgaagttactgtgaaaaggcccggcgccacattccggggcctttTCGGGAAGAccagtacggggattgaacccgcgctcctggcattgttctgcattacaagccagctgtttagcccactgtgccaaaccagcccattAACCTGTGGGGCACCAAATCTCAGGCGAGGAAAGCCTTCATGCTGCGCTCAGCTGGGGCATCTCTACATCGCGAACCCGACGATCTGACAATTGAGCTAACCAACCGCACATGCTCCCACGTCAGGAGGTGACAGTGACTGAGTCAAAACACAATCGACTGAGAGGTGTATTGTAAAGCTAGCGGGAGGTCAATTACCCAGGATTCAGATTTTAATCATAGAATgtccacaatgcagaaggagtccatgcGGTCCACCAGGTCTGCAGTTAACATCCGAAAGAGTACCCCAACGAGGCTCACTCGCCCACCCTCTTCCCAGAACCAATGGCCagcccaccgaacctgcacatctttggactgtgggtagaaACCGGAGGAAAGCCGTAGCAAACCTATGCAGAAACGGGGTGTTAACTACACAcagcagtcatccaaggccggagttgaacccgggtgcctgccGCTGTGATGGGCTTACGTCATAGATGGCCACATACGATTGCAAGGATCTAGTGTGTAAACGGCGCAGGTAATAAtatcctttattattgtcaccagtaggcttacattaacactgcaatgcagttgctgtgaaaatcactcagctccacactccggtgcctgttctggtacacggagggagaatttagaatgtccatttcaaataacagaacatctttcgggactggtgggaggaaagcggagcacctggaggaaacccatgcagaacacgggaagaacgtgcagactccagagacagtgaccaaagccggggattgaactcaggtccctcgcgctgtaaagcaacagtccTAACGATGCTGCCGCGCTGCCTGGTCATTCAATCCGTCCATATAACCTATTGCTTATTTTTATTGTAAAATTTTACTTATCTTTAGCCGTccccattatttttttcaatcGAAAGCCCTCAGGAGAGATTTACAGCACAGtaagaggcccttcgacccaacATGTCTGATCgaccctaatcccattttccagcacttggtccttaCCCTTgcatgctgtggcatttcaattGTTCATCGACATGCTCGTTTACTTTTTGAGGGTGAATATTGTCGATGGCTGTCGAAAACGCATCCGTTTGGCTCAGGGAAGTTGAGCTTCTCCTGACATATGACTGCAGATCCGCAGCAGTGGGTTTGCATTTTAACTGCCGGATGCCCAGCCAGCGATTCGCTTCTCACCTAAGTCAATAAAGAGACAACTTACACGTGAGCGGCACAACAATCACACTTTGCCAGGGACTCGAGTTGGCTCCCGTCCTTCGGTGGAGtttgtgcggaatttgcactttctccctttgtctgcttgTGCTcgttccgggtgctccgttttcctcccgcaATGCAACGGTGCGTattttaggtgggattacagagaGACAGCACTGCTCTTTCCGAGACACGCTGCAAACTCCATTGGCCAGTGACCTCCTTCCGCACTATAGGGGTTCTATTAGTCTAACTATATAACCTTTGGTTTTATTACACTGAATACATTTTTGGCTCTTAAAGTGCCTAACTCAACAGGAAAATTGAATTAGTTTTCTCTCATTTTCAATGTCCgattccacctcccccctcccccaacctctcctccaccacagTTGATTGGGTGGGCTGGAGGAACCACCTACCCCAACAGGGAGGACGGCGCCCAGACTTTGCGATGTCTGATTGGTGGAGCTGGGTTGCGCCTCAAGTTTGAAAAGTCCGCCAATTTCTGTCGAGTTCAAACCGATTTGAACAAAATAAACTCTGTTCTGGCAGTGTAAAAAAACCGAGAAGGGATTTTGACAATGATAATCCTCTTGAACCACGGTGAACTCAATTCCTTTACCGCCTCTAATTCGACAAAGCCCCCAGCTAATATCAAGGGTTTTACTTTAATATAACTGACGCTCCTTCAAATCCACAACAAGCGAATAGCTAGGGTGTGCCCCTCCACCAAAGGAGATGTGACAACATAATTCAAAGGCAACACGAAACTGCCCTTGGCACTTTATTTCACACAGAGTAATGTTGAGTGAATTATACATAAACACCACCAGTGTCCCCATGCACTGCTCCATCATTGATTCCGACTGTGACAACAAGGGGCACTTTGGACTTAATTTTGTACTAAATAACACTGAATGCAACAAACATTTAGAATTTTTATTTTCAACCATTCACATGAAAAGCCTTTGCTAATCCTGAGGAAATGCATTCAAATATCACTGGATTTAACATTCAGTGTTTCAATATTGAGTGCAGCTATGACAAAAAAGGTTCTTTATTTAGTATTGTAAACCATGAAAAATGTTTACACAAAGTGACATTGGGTGCATGCTTTCAAATACCCCTGGTATCCCCAAATCAGTTCTCGATCGTTGATGCAGTTATGTTAAAAAATACACTTTATTTTGTTATGGATAATGCTGAATCAATTAATATTTACTTTATATCACGAAAAATGTATCACACGAAGTGACATTGAGTGAAATATAACGAGTATTGTTTGAGGGCGGTTACGTAATAAAAAGGACACGTTATTTTATATTAAACACTGAATGCCCGAAACGATTACTGGACACCATTTGGAACAACCATATTTTATACTAAATTTGAGGCATTCACGTGACGTTTTTATGATGCTAAATGATAAGCTGAGTAACAATGTCAATATaagccatatatatatatttaaaaataacaatTTTTAGGCATTGATATATTTTTTCAAAACACATACTAGATTACATGAAGGCTTATCTCGGTCGAGGGGCTATTCTGACATACTTTCAACTCTTTAGATGGACAGATGTGACGGCTCTGAATATAGATGGAATTTTTCTTCAGCTTTGGAATGATAGGGCGCGGTAACGTCACTTCTTTCCGTGTCTCTTGCCCTCGGGGATTTTCGGAGCCCTCGTAGCTTTGGCTTGAGCAACCGCTGAGGCTGGTTTGGATGTAATTGCTTTAGGCTTCTTGGCGGGAGATTTCCTGGTCAGTTTCTTGGCGGGGGATTTGCTGGTAAGTTTCTTCTCGGGAGATTTCCTGGTCAGTTTCTTGGCGGGAGATTTCTTGCTGGTTGTTTTCTTAGCGGGAGATTTCTTGGTCAATTTCATGTCGGGGGATTTCTTACTCACGTTTTTGGACACTTTCGTCCCGCTGGCTGTTGCTGCCTTCTTGGTCTTCTTGACCTTTTTGCTCTGGCTCCCTTTCTTGTGGAGCTTCACAGAACCAGAGGCGCCTATGCCCTTGGTATGTAGCAGACTACCATTGGCCACGCATTTACTGATGGCCAACTTGATACGGCCTCGGCTCCTATGCACGTCTAGGCCGCTCAGACTCAGCGCCTTCTTGATAGAAGTTACCGACATACCGTGGCGTTCGGTGCTTTCCGCCACCAACTTCAGGATCTGCTCACTGAGACTGGGGCCAGTGGGCTTGGAGCGGATGCCGGACGCCGCCTCCTTCCTATTGGCCGCCTTCTTGGCCGTCTTGGCTTGAGGAGTGGGTGCTGGAGCTGTCTCGATGGGTGCAGCTTCTGCCATAGCTGGATATGTGTGTCCAACCCGTCTCtaagtcagagagagggagagagagagagagttgaagCTGGAATGAAGCGAGAGGCGGCAGCACTGAGGAAGTTCTCGGCAAGGAGCGGACGTGGACGGAGACTGTTTGCTCTCAGCTCCCCAGAGCTTGCTTCTCTGTGTTTCTCTGCCCACTTCAATCCCATGATCCCCTGTCAGACAGGACCCCTACAGTCCCAGAAGGGCGACCCAGTGACCCTCAGGCTGCAATGCCCGCACTGAACACATATACAACACAATTTAACCCATTGTTCACTGGTTAAAGTGACCAGAAGGCTCCCGCCGCTGCTACCCCACTGGCTTTTCCCCACATTTCGACGACAAAGTTGTCACTTTCCCTCCTATGCCCATTTGAGGGAACAGCTCAGGGTGTGTGCTCTGCTGCTCCGGCAGACCACGTCGATTTGTTGCCCAGAGGTCGGGAAATGTCGACCTTAAACCAAACTCAGAAACACAAAAGACACAGGCAACACAACAGTGCCTTTTCTCCCCAGCTTCCGGGTCCTGATCATCTCTGCACCCCTAATTAATCTGTGGAAAACTGCATTGACACCCTATCCTAACGGAGCCAGGTCTCTCCGTGACAGATTCTATACCTTATTTATGGCTTTATGCCCATATTATATCATGGACAGCAAAGCAGAGAGTATACCGTTTAGTCCTGCCGGTCAGAACCTGCTTCTGAAGGTGATAGCTGAAGACCTGGGAGCCACGAGATGTAGAAAATCAAGAGGTGCAAGATATGGTTGATTGGAAGGAACCTTGCTCCTTTATAGAGGGGTGAGTAACCGTGGGAGGGGGCGTTGAGTTAAGGTCAGAGGCAGAATATTTAGAGGGGCATTTGTGGGGATGAACCGTCGCACCTAGCCCAGGTGGTTGGGAATCTGGTACTAACAGACTTAAAGGTTGGTAGAGGCGAGGGAACTCTCATCACTTTAAAGATATATTCATAACTGGCACGGTGATCAGtgctgcgccgaggtcccggttcaattctgaccttgtgtgGCTCTATGTGTGCAGTCTCTGCAttgtccccttgtctgtgtggtggattggccattatataGGTGGAGAGACGGTCGAGTTAAAACTGAGATGGGGAGGAACTTCTTCTCGCAGAGCGTGGCTAATGTGTACAACACATTGCCCAAAAGTCCAGTGAAATctgatcattaaatggtttcaacaagtatatatatatatctatgtatatttctcattaaaaaaaaacaggttaaagtgaTTAAGGAACACAGTAGGGTGGTTGGCTTGAGACCATGAAGACAttagtcatgatctgattgaatggcggagcaggctcaaactcCAGAATTGCCGACGtctgttcctaattcctatgtccctatgataaattgtcccttcgtgacaagagatgtggaggctaggtggattggccaggataaatcaccacccttagtttccaaagacgtgcatgttttGTGGAAATGCCATTCAAAAttggcccttggtgtccaaatatgtgcaggttaagtgggcctGCGGGCATAACGCGGGAAACTGGGCCgaggtgggctgctctttcagagtgtcggagcagacccgatgggtagaattgcctcattctgcactgcaggaattccatgGATAAGAAATTGAAGATGCCAAGCAGACAGCGCTGGAGACCAAGTACTGGTAAATGAGATCAGAATAAGTGGGTGACGGACAGCCGGAGTAGAgatggccaaagggcctatttTTTGGCTGCAAAACTCCATCGCTGTAAAAGAAATCTGAAGCATCCAGAAGACAATATGTCAGTGATTTCGCTGTTTGAATACAGGTGGACAAATCTTCAGTGTTCTCCATCTAAGGGATCGTTATGAGCAGTCGGCCGAGGTATCGGTCAACGATCGACATTCGAGAATGGTTGCACCAGACCTACATGGATATGTGCGAATGGTGCAAGGCAGATGGGTGTGCCACACCATAAAAGCATGTCCCTGGCTGGTGTAACTACAAGCAGCACCAACCGGTGCGTTTTATATTGAATACCGCCTCTGTCATTTTATGTCGTACTTTCGCATGttcatggcacagtggctggccctgctgcctcacagcgccagataaTCAGGTACGATTCCAGTTTTGAGTGACTATCGGTGTGGTGATCATGGTTGcccccatgtccacgtgggtttcctaaGCAGGCTCCGGTTCTCTCCCACAGccgaaagatgtgtaggctaggaggattcgccatgctaaattgggccttggtgtacaaagatgtgcaggtcagatggattggccgttCAGAAATACCCCTTCGGGTCCAACGATGtatagtttaggtggattggtcgtctAACATTGCCTCTTAAtgcctaaagatatgcaggttcggggcattggccatgcaaaattgtcccttattgtacaaagatgtgtgggttacatggagttgccatgctaaattgcccctagtttcCATGACCTGCAGCTTCGGAGGCGTTACCGGGATAGGCTGTGCTTGTGGACCAGGTTGGCTGTACTTTCAGAGTTCTGTTCAGCGTCGCTGGCTCAGTAGCCTcattgaatcataaaatcatcTAGTTAGCACGACCATCCAAATGAGCACCGTCCCTACGTCTAATCCACCACCCATTCCCGGAATCCCTCTAAAGCGTTGGACACACAAGTTCGGAATTCAAGCCAGGCGCTGTAAAAGAGCAATGCTcaccattgtgtcaccgtgccgccctgttttTGTGATACTTTTCCCATACACTGGTGCTTCCGGGTAGGACATGCCTCTGCCAATTGCTGTTGCAATTGAACAACGGAGACAAGATAACACTGCAGCTGTGCCCTTATGGAAGATTATGGGCAATGTTGAATTGCCCAGATTGCAGAGAATAGACACTTAATCTAACAATCCCTAGTGCCATGCACCATATGATGGGTCATTTATTGTGCTGTGAAACACTGACTAATCACAATGGCCATGAGGTCGAATCGATTCGGCAAAGTCTAAAGTCAGAAGTTCAGCAGCACGACGTGCAATTAAAGGTTCGTGAATCAATCGTTTTCAGAAATCAATTTCTTTTCGGAAGAATAATGTGCTGGTAGAGATAGGAGTGACTCTCACAGTTACAGTCCAATTTCTCTAACTGACAACTTATTGTTGTCTGACTCCATTTGTTGGAGATCCCGTTTTTCAGACGGCCATTCGGACAATTTGCCTTTACTCTcaagaggttaggtggatggTATATTTTATTCATTTCGGGATGGGGAAGTCGTATGTtaggacagcatttgttgcccatccgagttgcccttcagatgtTGGCGGTGAGTTGCCTCGTTGAATCTCTACAGTCACTTGGATATAGTTGcacccactgtgcagttagggaggagttccaggattgtgacccagcgacagagaaagaacggctgatatatttcctcGTCAGGGTGCCCAGTGACTTGtacgggaacctccaggtggtggggttcccaggtatgtgctgctcctgtccttctagatgggagcgggcgtgggtttggaaggtgttgtctgaggAACTTTttttgagttactgcagtgcatcttgtatatggtacacatggctgctcctGTTGATCGATGGTGGAGTATTGAACATTTGTTGAATGAGgagcaatcatccaggc comes from Scyliorhinus canicula chromosome 29, sScyCan1.1, whole genome shotgun sequence and encodes:
- the LOC119958437 gene encoding histone H1.5-like, which encodes MAEAAPIETAPAPTPQAKTAKKAANRKEAASGIRSKPTGPSLSEQILKLVAESTERHGMSVTSIKKALSLSGLDVHRSRGRIKLAISKCVANGSLLHTKGIGASGSVKLHKKGSQSKKVKKTKKAATASGTKVSKNVSKKSPDMKLTKKSPAKKTTSKKSPAKKLTRKSPEKKLTSKSPAKKLTRKSPAKKPKAITSKPASAVAQAKATRAPKIPEGKRHGKK